The Raphanus sativus cultivar WK10039 chromosome 2, ASM80110v3, whole genome shotgun sequence genome includes a region encoding these proteins:
- the LOC108833612 gene encoding NAC domain-containing protein 30-like codes for MDNIRQSCMPQGFRFHPTEEELVGYYLDRKINSMKSSLDVIVEIDLYKMEPWDIQARCKLGYEEQSEWYFFSHKDRKYPTGSRTNRATAAGFWKATGRDKAVLSKNNVIGMRKTLVYYKGRAPNGRKSDWIMHEYRLQNSELAPVQEEGWVVCRAFRKPIPNQRPLGYETWQNQRYHVDSGNNYLSSATMDTSHHIGASSSRQNLNQMVMRNNHYNANNPSSTMHQYGNIELPQLDSPSLSPSLGTNKDQNGSLEQEEEKSFNYLDWRTLDSLLDTHPQNPNVLVSSFATQSYNPEQSFPSIHQNYNYEVEANIHHSLGCFPDS; via the exons ATGGATAACATAAGGCAATCGTGTATGCCACAGGGATTCCGATTTCATCCAACAGAGGAAGAGCTCGTGGGTTATTACCTAGATAGGAAGATCAATTCGATGAAGAGTTCTTTAGATGTCATTGTAGAGATTGACCTCTACAAAATGGAGCCCTGGGATATTCAAG CGAGATGCAAACTAGGATATGAAGAACAAAGCGAGTGGTACTTCTTTAGCCATAAGGATAGGAAGTACCCGACCGGAAGTAGGACAAATAGAGCCACGGCCGCCGGGTTCTGGAAGGCCACCGGTAGAGACAAGGCGGTGCTTTCAAAGAACAATGTCATAGGAATGCGGAAGACACTTGTCTACTACAAAGGTCGAGCTCCTAATGGAAGAAAATCAGATTGGATCATGCACGAATACCGCCTCCAAAACTCCGAACTTGCCCCGGTTCAG GAGGAAGGTTGGGTGGTGTGTCGAGCATTTAGGAAGCCGATTCCAAACCAGAGGCCATTAGGGTACGAGACATGGCAGAACCAGCGCTATCACGTTGATAGTGGTAACAACTATTTATCTTCAGCGACAATGGACACGAGTCACCATATCGGTGCCTCTTCATCGAGACAAAACCTTAACCAAATGGTCATGCGTAATAATCACTACAATGCCAATAATCCATCCTCAACGATGCATCAATATGGCAATATTGAGCTCCCACAGCTAGACAGCCCTAGCTTGTCGCCAAGTCTAGGGACGAATAAAGATCAAAACGGGAGTTTggagcaagaagaagagaagagctTCAACTATCTGGACTGGAGAACACTAGATAGCTTGCTTGATACACATCCACAAAACCCTAATGTCCTTGTATCTTCGTTCGCAACGCAGTCGTATAACCCGGAACAGAGCTTCCCTTCCATACATCAAAACTATAATTATGAGGTTGAAgctaatattcatcattctctTGGATGCTTCCCTGactcctaa
- the LOC108820606 gene encoding histidinol-phosphate aminotransferase 1, chloroplastic: protein MGVIDAQCPPSSCILRKSQPLRRNITRVHCVQASTMGDSFIRPHLRQLSAYQPILPFEVLSAQLGRKPEDIVKLDANENPYGPPPEVFEALGNMKFPYVYPDPQSRRLREALAQDSGLESEYILAGCGADELIDLIMRCVLDPGEKIIDCPPTFSMYVFDAAVNGAGVIKVPRNPDFSLNVDRIAEVVELEKPKCIFLTSPNNPDGSIISEEDLLKILDMPILVVLDEAYIEFSGVESRMQWVKKYENLIVLRTFSKRAGLAGLRVGYGAFPLSIIEYMWRAKQPYNVSVAGEVAALAALSNGKYLEDVRDALVRERERLFGLLKEVPFLNPFPSHSNFILCEVTSGMDAKKLKEDLAKMGVMVRHYNSQELKGFVRVSAGKPEHTDALMDCLKQFY from the exons ATGGGTGTGATTGATGCTCAGTGCCCTCCATCGTCTTGCATTCTACGAAAGTCTCAACCTTTGAGGAGAAACATCACTAGGGTCCACTGTGTTCAGGCCTCAACCATGGGAGACTCTTTCATCCGTCCACACTTGAGGCAACTATCTGCTTACCAACCAATCTTACCCTTTGAG GTTCTGTCGGCTCAATTAGGAAGAAAGCCTGAGGATATTGTCAAGCTAGATGCTAACGAGAACCCTTATGGTCCTCCTCCTGAG GTTTTTGAAGCGTTAGGCAACATGAAGTTCCCTTACGTCTATCCTGATCCTCAAAGTCGTAGGCTTCGTGAAGCGCTCGCTCAAGACTCTGGTCTTGAGTCTGAGTACATCCTTGCTGGCTGTGGCGCTGATGAGCTAATAGATTTGATCATGAG ATGCGTGTTGGATCCTGGGGAGAAGATTATAGATTGTCCTCCTACTTTCTCAATGTATGTGTTTGATGCTGCTGTCAATGGAGCTGGTGTCATTAAAG TTCCAAGGAACCCTGATTTCAGCTTGAATGTAGACCGTATTGCTGAAGTTGTTGAACTAGAGAAACCCAAATGCATATTCCTAACTTCTCCCAACAATCCAGATGGAAG TATCATCAGTGAAGAGGATCTGTTGAAGATTCTAGACATGCCAATACTTGTTGTCCTAGATGAGGCTTACATAGAGTTCTCAGGAGTTGAATCAAGGATGCAATGGGTGAAGAAGTATGAGAACCTGATCGTTCTCCGCACATTCAGCAAACGAGCTG GTTTGGCCGGGCTTCGAGTTGGATATGGAGCGTTTCCATTGAGCATAATCGAGTACATGTGGAGAGCCAAGCAACCATACAACGTCTCGGTTGCAGGGGAAGTAGCAGCGTTAGCTGCACTCTCAAACGGGAAGTACTTGGAAGATGTGAGAGATGCCTTGGTACGCGAAAGAGAGAGGCTTTTCGGGCTGTTGAAAGAAGTTCCTTTCTTGAATCCTTTCCCGAGCCACTCCAACTTCATTCTCTGTGAGGTTACATCTGGAATGGACGCGAAGAAGCTGAAAGAGGATTTGGCTAAGATGGGTGTGATGGTGCGTCATTACAACAGTCAAGAGCTTAAAGGTTTTGTCCGAGTTTCTGCTGGAAAGCCTGAACATACTGATGCTCTCATGGATTGTCTTAAGCAATTCTATTGA